One genomic region from Gadus morhua chromosome 9, gadMor3.0, whole genome shotgun sequence encodes:
- the LOC115551207 gene encoding transmembrane protein 80 isoform X2, with product MQDGAAQSRKVCHRRILSSSPIVHLHLKVGNRQVLSYPEERLACDLGLLLLMAALEALRLFLGASGNLKEREGPVVGSLVLSGTTMLLSVYFLAWQSYVLRADLVLNAILLGVYGLGGVLAFVTVARFTSINS from the exons ATGCAAGATGGCGCTGCCCAGAGCAG GAAGGTCTGCCATCGTCGTATCCTTTCATCATCACCAATTGTACATTTACATCTCAAAGTGGGAAATC GTCAGGTCCTCAGCTACCCTGAGGAGCGGCTCGCCTGCGacctggggctgctgctgctgatggctGCCCTGGAGGCCCTCCGTCTTTTCCTGG gggCCTCGGGGAacctgaaggagagggagggcccCGTGGTGGGGAGCCTGGTCCTCAGCGGGACCACCATGCTGCTCTCCGTCTACTTCCTGGCCTGGCAGTCCTACGTGCTGCGGGCCGACCTCGTCCTCAATGCCATCCTGCTGGGGGTCTACGGCCTCGGCGGGGTCCTGGCCTTCGTTACGGTCGCCCGGTTCACAAG TATCAACTCATAA
- the LOC115551207 gene encoding transmembrane protein 80 isoform X1 — MALPRAGRSAIVLSSVPFQLLLYLSAIYFVFYFLCTLCMIIYKSQVLSYPEERLACDLGLLLLMAALEALRLFLGASGNLKEREGPVVGSLVLSGTTMLLSVYFLAWQSYVLRADLVLNAILLGVYGLGGVLAFVTVARFTSINS, encoded by the exons ATGGCGCTGCCCAGAGCAG GAAGGTCTGCCATCGTC CTCTCCTCAGTCCCCTTCCAACTGCTGCTGTATTTGTCTGCCATCTACTTTGTCTTCTACTTCCTGTGCACCCTCTGCATGATCATCTACAAGA GTCAGGTCCTCAGCTACCCTGAGGAGCGGCTCGCCTGCGacctggggctgctgctgctgatggctGCCCTGGAGGCCCTCCGTCTTTTCCTGG gggCCTCGGGGAacctgaaggagagggagggcccCGTGGTGGGGAGCCTGGTCCTCAGCGGGACCACCATGCTGCTCTCCGTCTACTTCCTGGCCTGGCAGTCCTACGTGCTGCGGGCCGACCTCGTCCTCAATGCCATCCTGCTGGGGGTCTACGGCCTCGGCGGGGTCCTGGCCTTCGTTACGGTCGCCCGGTTCACAAG TATCAACTCATAA